One genomic window of Paeniglutamicibacter sp. Y32M11 includes the following:
- a CDS encoding LLM class flavin-dependent oxidoreductase codes for MSTTPAPRKIRFNAFDMNCVGHQSPGLWKHPKDQSARYKDLSYWTDLAKTLEKGKFDGIFIADVLGTYDVFGGSNEVPLRAGTQVPVNDPFMLVSAMASVTENLSFGVTAGTAYEHPYPFARRLATLDHLTKGRVGWNVVTGYLPSAARNMGQEDQLEHDERYNHADEYLEVVYKLLEGSWEEDAVVKDVERGIFTDPSKVHEIKHEGKYFKVPGIAITEPSPQRTPVVFQAGTSSRGLKFASENAEAVFVTCPTKEMLKATVTKIRDAVEAAGRGRHDVRIYAMQTIITDVDSAAAQAKFEDYKSYADIDGALALISGWMGVDLSTYGPDDVIGANVKSNAIQSSVAMFQKASGDEGNPWTIRQLAEWVGVGGFGPVTIGSPTEVADKLIDWVEDTDVDGFNLAYAITPGTFEDVVEFIVPELQARGAYPTEYVEGTLRNKLFGKGDRVQDSHRAANYRFDNAKVS; via the coding sequence ATGAGCACCACTCCTGCCCCCCGCAAAATCCGCTTTAACGCCTTCGACATGAACTGCGTGGGACATCAGTCCCCGGGATTGTGGAAGCACCCCAAGGACCAGTCCGCACGCTACAAGGACCTGTCCTACTGGACAGATTTGGCGAAGACGCTGGAAAAGGGCAAGTTTGACGGGATCTTCATCGCCGATGTGTTGGGCACCTACGACGTATTCGGCGGCTCCAACGAAGTCCCGTTGCGTGCCGGCACCCAGGTTCCGGTCAACGATCCGTTCATGCTGGTCTCGGCCATGGCCTCGGTGACCGAGAACCTCAGCTTCGGCGTCACGGCCGGCACCGCCTACGAGCACCCCTACCCGTTCGCCCGTCGTCTGGCGACCCTTGATCACCTGACCAAGGGTCGTGTCGGCTGGAACGTGGTCACCGGATACCTGCCCTCCGCGGCACGGAACATGGGCCAGGAAGACCAGCTGGAGCACGACGAACGCTACAACCACGCCGATGAGTACCTGGAAGTTGTTTACAAACTCCTCGAGGGCTCCTGGGAAGAGGACGCGGTGGTGAAAGACGTCGAGCGCGGCATCTTCACCGACCCGTCCAAGGTGCACGAGATCAAGCACGAGGGCAAGTACTTTAAGGTCCCCGGCATTGCCATCACCGAGCCCAGCCCGCAGCGCACCCCGGTCGTTTTCCAGGCGGGAACCTCTTCGCGTGGCCTGAAGTTTGCCTCGGAGAACGCCGAAGCAGTCTTCGTCACCTGCCCCACCAAGGAAATGCTCAAGGCGACGGTCACTAAGATCCGTGACGCCGTTGAGGCCGCAGGACGTGGCCGCCACGACGTGCGCATCTACGCCATGCAGACCATCATCACCGACGTGGATTCTGCCGCCGCGCAGGCAAAGTTCGAAGACTACAAGTCCTACGCCGACATCGACGGCGCCCTGGCGCTGATCTCCGGCTGGATGGGCGTCGATCTCTCCACCTACGGTCCCGACGACGTTATTGGCGCCAACGTGAAGTCCAACGCCATCCAGTCCTCCGTCGCGATGTTCCAGAAGGCCAGCGGCGACGAAGGCAACCCGTGGACGATTCGCCAGCTGGCCGAATGGGTGGGTGTTGGCGGCTTCGGCCCCGTCACCATCGGTTCGCCCACCGAGGTGGCCGACAAACTCATCGACTGGGTGGAAGACACCGACGTGGACGGCTTCAACCTGGCCTATGCCATCACCCCGGGCACCTTCGAAGACGTTGTCGAGTTCATCGTTCCCGAGCTTCAGGCCCGCGGCGCCTACCCGACCGAATACGTTGAGGGCACACTGCGTAACAAACTCTTCGGCAAGGGCGACCGTGTCCAGGACTCGCACCGTGCGGCGAACTACCGCTTCGACAACGCCAAGGTTAGCTAG
- a CDS encoding DUF1345 domain-containing protein — translation MAEIRTLRTKHRRLRVLGMLLGGGAAATLSGLLGHWAYAPAIGWSVAALIYNASVWISIAPMDSSRTAEHAQEEDPGFQTTDLLILAAAIGSLAAVVMVIAGGKDVSGSARLLLALLALVCTASSWLMVHTLYTLRYAKIYYGGVPGGIGFNQVELPQYTDIAYMAFSVGMTYQVSDTNITTREMRSAVLRHSLLAFLFGTGIVATTINLVVSLAA, via the coding sequence ATGGCGGAAATACGGACACTGCGAACCAAACATCGGCGTTTGCGCGTACTGGGGATGCTCCTCGGCGGCGGCGCCGCGGCAACGCTCAGTGGCCTTCTGGGTCATTGGGCCTATGCCCCGGCCATCGGCTGGAGTGTTGCCGCCCTAATTTACAACGCGTCGGTGTGGATCAGCATCGCTCCGATGGACTCCAGCAGAACCGCCGAGCACGCCCAAGAAGAAGATCCGGGGTTCCAGACGACCGACCTACTGATTTTGGCCGCGGCCATTGGTTCTCTAGCCGCCGTTGTCATGGTGATTGCTGGCGGAAAAGACGTCTCCGGATCCGCACGGCTGCTCTTGGCCCTGCTGGCGCTGGTGTGCACCGCTTCCTCGTGGCTCATGGTGCACACCCTGTATACGCTGCGCTACGCGAAGATCTACTACGGCGGAGTTCCCGGTGGCATCGGATTTAATCAGGTCGAACTACCGCAGTACACGGATATCGCTTACATGGCCTTCAGCGTCGGGATGACCTATCAGGTCTCCGATACCAACATCACCACGCGAGAGATGCGCTCGGCGGTGCTCCGCCACAGTCTCCTTGCGTTCCTCTTTGGCACGGGCATCGTGGCGACCACCATCAACCTGGTGGTCAGTCTGGCCGCTTAA
- a CDS encoding ABC transporter substrate-binding protein, with translation MGNNNPPTKHRIRARFGVKVLTVLSVATLALSACGSGAQTPVNAAPTGSSEPVQGGTFVYAEVTPINNWQTQAARFYEKSNVLNSVLDRLTYFDAESGKLVGWIASKFTANKDQTEFTFTVRDGVSFSDGTQLDAAAVKTNLDALGLGVKAAQIAPNVDFSAFKSAEVVGKNQVKVTLKSPDANFLRATSSVTSGLVSPATLKLDNAGQSAISKLVGSGPFVFESEKTDEEVTFAKRTDYKWAPETAENQGAAYLDKLVVKYLPEVSNRAGAVQTGQVDLARGLQPVDEIALKDSGNQVLPAKGIDLTTNMAAVRIGSEKLSDPTVRQALQVGIDRQSIKDTVLSDSYVVAGSVLNHEAPGFVDLSADLAYDPEKSKALLDAAGWTVSADGVREKDGVRLEITVTSSNNSVVIKPAFELIEQQWREIGVKLINRAADNTFLATAMIDPNNELFGTRQFAYGGLGPVFGPANNTQTLNADAELNALFAKERAATTEAAHTKLVEEEQRQLVSEKALSLVLWDEVQVYGGNAGAHVEFTSGTAPIFQGAWKTGK, from the coding sequence ATGGGCAACAACAATCCACCCACAAAGCACAGGATTCGCGCGCGCTTCGGCGTGAAAGTGCTAACCGTCCTTTCCGTCGCCACCTTGGCACTAAGCGCGTGTGGCTCCGGGGCGCAGACGCCGGTCAATGCCGCACCAACGGGCAGCAGCGAGCCGGTTCAGGGCGGAACTTTCGTTTACGCCGAGGTCACTCCCATCAACAACTGGCAAACACAGGCGGCCCGGTTTTACGAGAAGTCCAACGTGCTCAATAGTGTCTTGGACCGCCTAACGTACTTTGACGCGGAATCGGGGAAACTCGTTGGCTGGATAGCGTCGAAGTTCACGGCCAACAAGGACCAGACCGAGTTCACGTTCACGGTTCGTGACGGCGTGAGCTTTTCGGACGGTACCCAGCTAGATGCGGCAGCGGTCAAGACTAACCTTGACGCGCTCGGCTTGGGAGTCAAGGCAGCCCAGATCGCTCCAAACGTCGACTTCTCCGCGTTCAAGTCCGCAGAGGTTGTGGGAAAGAATCAGGTCAAGGTCACACTCAAGAGTCCGGACGCGAATTTTCTGCGGGCCACCTCGTCCGTGACCTCAGGACTTGTTTCCCCAGCCACGCTCAAGCTGGACAACGCCGGGCAATCCGCAATTTCCAAGCTCGTGGGCTCGGGTCCATTCGTCTTCGAGTCGGAGAAAACCGATGAAGAAGTCACCTTCGCCAAGCGGACCGACTACAAATGGGCACCTGAGACCGCTGAAAATCAGGGCGCTGCATACCTGGACAAGCTGGTGGTGAAGTACCTGCCCGAGGTCTCAAACCGCGCCGGCGCAGTGCAGACGGGCCAAGTTGATCTGGCCCGTGGCCTGCAGCCCGTTGACGAGATAGCGCTGAAGGACAGCGGCAACCAAGTGCTGCCGGCCAAGGGCATCGATCTGACCACCAACATGGCCGCTGTGCGGATTGGGAGCGAAAAGCTCTCCGACCCCACGGTTCGCCAGGCACTCCAGGTGGGCATCGACCGCCAGTCGATCAAAGACACGGTTTTGTCCGACAGCTATGTGGTTGCCGGCTCGGTACTGAACCACGAAGCCCCCGGCTTTGTTGATCTGTCGGCCGACCTCGCCTACGACCCTGAAAAGTCAAAGGCACTGCTGGACGCCGCGGGTTGGACCGTCAGTGCCGACGGCGTGCGGGAAAAGGACGGGGTCAGGCTCGAAATCACCGTCACGAGCTCGAACAATTCCGTGGTGATTAAGCCGGCCTTTGAGCTGATCGAACAGCAGTGGCGTGAAATCGGCGTCAAGCTCATCAACCGTGCCGCCGACAACACGTTCCTGGCCACCGCGATGATCGATCCGAACAACGAGCTCTTCGGAACCCGCCAGTTTGCCTACGGTGGATTGGGCCCGGTCTTCGGCCCGGCGAACAACACCCAGACTTTGAATGCCGACGCGGAGCTTAACGCGCTGTTTGCCAAGGAACGTGCCGCCACCACCGAGGCGGCACACACCAAGCTAGTTGAAGAGGAACAGCGCCAGTTGGTCAGCGAAAAGGCCTTGTCGCTTGTCCTTTGGGACGAGGTTCAGGTCTACGGCGGCAACGCCGGTGCACACGTCGAATTCACCTCTGGCACCGCCCCAATTTTCCAGGGTGCCTGGAAGACCGGAAAGTAG
- a CDS encoding ABC transporter permease, whose translation MAAYIARRIGQALLVIWLAYTLVFLAVQLLPNDPVTIFLSADAAANPETIAAMKAQYGYDQPLLVQYFNQLTGLFRGDFGYSLASGQPVSERIGSVASSTLVLASSAFVAAVALAVLLVASATLVRQSWLKRFIINLPPLFAAVPVFWLGLVLLQLLSIQLGIMSLFPDGSFASIAVPVLVLAIHISAPIAQVLLKSVDNVHAQPFVDVLRAKGASPSWIFFRHTLKNAAAPAMTISGITVGTLLAGSVITETVFARSGLGQVVLQAVTAQDVALVQGMVLLTATAFVLVNLVVDLLYPLLDPRILKSGTHGAPRALVA comes from the coding sequence ATGGCCGCCTATATCGCGCGACGTATCGGACAGGCGCTTCTGGTCATCTGGCTTGCCTACACCTTGGTTTTTCTGGCCGTGCAGCTGTTGCCAAATGACCCGGTAACGATCTTCCTTTCCGCGGACGCGGCGGCCAACCCGGAAACCATTGCTGCCATGAAGGCGCAATACGGCTACGATCAGCCCCTGCTAGTGCAGTACTTCAATCAGCTGACCGGTCTTTTCCGGGGCGACTTTGGGTACTCGCTGGCGTCGGGACAGCCCGTGTCGGAACGCATCGGTTCGGTGGCTTCTTCGACCTTGGTGCTCGCGTCCAGCGCATTTGTTGCAGCTGTGGCACTCGCTGTGTTGTTGGTGGCTTCAGCCACACTGGTCCGCCAGTCGTGGCTGAAGCGCTTCATCATCAATTTGCCGCCGCTATTCGCTGCGGTTCCGGTATTTTGGCTGGGACTGGTGCTCCTACAGCTGCTCTCGATCCAGCTGGGAATCATGTCCCTCTTCCCCGATGGTTCCTTTGCCTCCATTGCGGTCCCGGTGCTTGTCCTGGCGATCCACATCTCGGCGCCAATCGCTCAAGTGCTGCTTAAGAGCGTCGACAACGTTCATGCCCAACCCTTTGTGGATGTGTTGCGTGCCAAGGGGGCCTCGCCATCGTGGATCTTCTTCCGTCACACCTTAAAAAATGCGGCTGCGCCGGCGATGACTATCAGCGGCATCACCGTGGGGACGCTTTTGGCAGGGTCGGTCATCACCGAGACCGTCTTCGCCCGTTCGGGCCTCGGTCAGGTCGTGCTGCAGGCAGTGACTGCGCAGGATGTTGCCCTGGTCCAGGGGATGGTTCTGCTGACGGCCACAGCATTCGTCCTCGTCAATCTCGTTGTTGATTTGCTCTACCCGCTATTGGATCCACGAATCCTCAAGAGTGGAACGCACGGGGCACCGCGTGCACTCGTTGCCTAG
- a CDS encoding ABC transporter permease, whose translation MSIKLEEPLLQTLGGGADSGPNQGTAQGPAAKPKQRAIRSVSFWLTCAPLIVVVGWALFPSLFSGYDPISGVPAQKFQGPGLEHWFGTDHLGRDVFARVVHGTSQTLLTAGLAVCIGLVVGTGLGLLAATAGRAADAVTMRLIDVLLAVPGFLISLIIVTAYAPGPISLGVGVGIASIASFARVVRSEVLRVRSLDYVEAAFMNGGTYWSVVFKHILPNSCGPVLALLAVDLGVAILAISGLGFLGFGSPPPTPEWGLLIAEGRQYLASAWWLTTLPGIVIVLVVVLLAGLGRQLHKIFRF comes from the coding sequence ATGAGCATCAAACTAGAGGAACCGTTGCTGCAGACGCTGGGCGGCGGGGCGGATTCCGGCCCAAATCAGGGAACAGCGCAAGGCCCCGCAGCGAAGCCTAAGCAACGTGCCATTCGCTCGGTCTCGTTCTGGTTGACGTGCGCGCCGTTGATCGTGGTCGTCGGGTGGGCGCTCTTTCCCTCCTTGTTTAGCGGCTATGACCCGATCAGCGGTGTTCCTGCCCAAAAGTTCCAGGGGCCGGGGCTCGAACACTGGTTTGGGACCGACCATCTGGGGCGTGACGTCTTCGCCCGCGTCGTGCATGGAACCAGCCAAACGTTGCTGACCGCCGGACTGGCCGTGTGCATCGGGCTGGTGGTGGGCACCGGACTGGGCCTACTGGCTGCGACGGCTGGACGCGCCGCCGATGCCGTCACTATGCGCCTGATTGATGTCCTTTTGGCCGTGCCGGGATTCTTGATTTCGCTGATTATCGTCACCGCGTATGCCCCTGGACCGATTTCCCTGGGTGTCGGCGTTGGCATTGCCTCGATTGCCTCGTTCGCCCGGGTGGTCCGGTCGGAGGTCCTGCGTGTTCGGAGCCTTGACTATGTCGAGGCGGCCTTCATGAACGGCGGAACCTACTGGTCTGTGGTCTTCAAACACATCCTGCCAAACTCCTGCGGCCCGGTTCTGGCCCTCTTGGCCGTGGACCTGGGGGTGGCCATCCTGGCAATCTCGGGGCTCGGTTTCCTGGGCTTCGGATCCCCACCACCGACCCCGGAATGGGGCCTGCTCATCGCGGAGGGTCGACAATACTTGGCCTCCGCCTGGTGGCTCACGACTCTTCCGGGCATAGTCATCGTCTTGGTGGTCGTCCTGCTGGCAGGCCTCGGGCGCCAGCTCCATAAAATCTTCCGTTTCTAG
- a CDS encoding ABC transporter ATP-binding protein, which translates to MSTIASASALLDISGLSITYGHGDEAVVAALNIDLTLKPGEIVALVGESGSGKSTLSKAIIGLLPQSARILGGSINLAGENLLSRSERELASIRGRRIGMVPQDPGASLDPVKTVGSQISEVFRLHPQGHKLSRVELRAEVIRLLELVGIDTPEQRISQYPHELSGGLKQRVLIAIAFALKPELLIADEPTSALDVTVQQTVLEVFTKLARELGTAVIFVTHDLAVATDIADRIVVMQHGQIREDRPVLEILRSPEDAYTRMLLTEATASGDASRIATGLGAITVPAIEVAGLTQIYGRGKTERAAVDEVSFAVRPGTTFSLVGESGSGKSTTARMIMRLLEPTAGTVKIHGQDVTHARGIDKRELWRSLQLVYQNPDSALDPRYSVSRIISEPLENYKVGSKAERRLRVAELLDAVNLPTRMAALGARELSGGQRQRVAIARALALGAKTLVLDEALSALDVLTQAQILALLEDLQVNQGLSYLFISHDLHVVERISHDVGVMRQGRLVEVGTATQVLNNPTSEYTRLLLDSNPGALLREMATN; encoded by the coding sequence ATGAGCACCATCGCCTCGGCATCCGCGTTGCTGGACATCAGCGGACTCAGCATTACTTATGGCCACGGTGACGAAGCAGTCGTCGCGGCCCTGAACATCGATTTGACACTCAAACCCGGGGAGATCGTTGCCTTGGTCGGTGAATCCGGTTCGGGCAAATCCACGCTTTCCAAGGCCATCATCGGATTGCTACCCCAGTCCGCGCGAATCCTAGGTGGCAGCATCAATCTTGCCGGCGAGAACCTGCTGTCCCGTTCCGAGAGAGAACTGGCATCGATCCGCGGTCGACGCATCGGCATGGTCCCACAAGATCCGGGGGCTTCGCTGGACCCCGTGAAGACCGTGGGTTCTCAGATTTCTGAAGTTTTCCGCCTGCACCCGCAGGGGCACAAGCTCTCCAGGGTTGAATTGCGCGCCGAAGTCATCCGGCTACTGGAATTGGTCGGGATCGACACCCCGGAACAACGCATCTCCCAATACCCGCATGAGCTTTCCGGCGGACTGAAGCAACGGGTGCTCATTGCGATTGCCTTTGCCCTGAAACCTGAGCTGCTGATTGCCGACGAGCCCACCTCCGCCTTGGATGTTACGGTCCAACAGACCGTCTTGGAGGTCTTCACTAAGCTGGCGCGCGAGCTCGGAACCGCTGTCATTTTCGTGACCCACGACCTTGCCGTCGCCACCGACATCGCCGACCGCATTGTGGTCATGCAACATGGACAGATCCGTGAGGACCGCCCGGTGCTTGAGATTCTGCGGTCTCCCGAAGATGCTTACACGAGGATGCTGCTCACCGAGGCCACGGCCTCGGGCGACGCGTCCCGAATCGCCACTGGCTTGGGCGCCATCACCGTCCCAGCCATCGAAGTGGCTGGGCTTACACAGATCTACGGCAGGGGCAAGACTGAACGCGCGGCGGTGGACGAGGTGTCATTTGCGGTGCGCCCCGGCACAACGTTCTCCTTGGTGGGGGAATCCGGATCCGGAAAATCCACGACGGCCCGGATGATCATGCGGTTGCTGGAGCCCACCGCTGGAACCGTGAAGATCCACGGACAAGACGTTACCCACGCGCGCGGGATTGACAAGCGCGAGCTGTGGCGCAGCCTGCAATTGGTGTATCAAAACCCGGATTCGGCTCTGGACCCGCGCTATTCAGTCTCCCGAATCATCAGCGAGCCGCTGGAGAACTACAAGGTGGGCAGCAAGGCCGAACGCAGGCTGCGAGTTGCCGAGCTGCTGGACGCGGTCAACCTGCCCACCCGCATGGCCGCGCTGGGCGCCAGGGAACTCTCCGGCGGACAGCGCCAACGCGTTGCCATTGCCCGGGCATTGGCCCTGGGCGCCAAGACGCTGGTGCTCGATGAGGCCCTGTCCGCGCTCGACGTGTTGACCCAGGCTCAGATCTTGGCGCTCTTGGAGGACCTGCAGGTCAATCAGGGGCTGTCCTACCTTTTCATTTCCCATGACCTACACGTGGTCGAGCGTATTTCCCATGATGTGGGAGTCATGCGCCAGGGCCGGCTGGTCGAGGTCGGGACGGCCACACAGGTTCTGAACAATCCCACCAGCGAATACACCCGGCTCCTGCTGGATTCAAACCCCGGGGCGCTGCTGCGCGAAATGGCAACGAACTAG